A portion of the Misgurnus anguillicaudatus chromosome 16, ASM2758022v2, whole genome shotgun sequence genome contains these proteins:
- the ctbp1l gene encoding C-terminal-binding protein 1 isoform X2 produces MMQGIRPPILNGPMHPRPLVALLDGRDCTVEMPILKDVATVAFCDAQSTQEIHEKVLNEAVGALLYHTITLSRDDLDKFKGLRVIVRIGSGFDNVDVKAAAELGIAVCNVPAASVEETADTAMCLILNLYRRVTWMHQALREGTRASSVEQIREVAGGAARIRGETLGIIGLGRVGQAVALRAKAFGFGVIFYDPYLPDGVERSLGLQRMATLQDLLIHSDCVSLHCSLNEHNHHLINDFTIKQMRQGAFLVNTARGGLVDEKALAQALKEGRIRGAALDVHETEPFSFSQGPLKDAPNLICTPHTSWYSEQASIEAREEAAREVRRAITGRIPDSLKNCVNKEYLMAASQWPSMEAATVHPELNGAAYRFPAGLIGVATGGLPGAGAGVEGIVAGSLPLAHAIAPVSHPPHTPSPGQPSKAEADRDIPSDQ; encoded by the exons ATGATGCAAG GCATTCGACCACCCATCCTCAATGGGCCCATGCACCCTCGTCCTCTTGTGGCACTGCTGGATGGACGGGACTGCACTGTGGAGATGCCCATCCTGAAGGACGTGGCCACCGTAGCCTTCTGTGACGCTCAGTCCACCCAAGAGATTCACGAAAAG GTTCTAAATGAGGCTGTTGGTGCTTTACTATACCACACCATTACACTCTCACGAGACGACCTGGACAAATTCAAAGGCCTTCGGGTCATCGTGAGGATCGGCAGCGGGTTCGACAATGTTGACGTTAAAGCTGCGGCAGAGCTGG GTATTGCTGTGTGTAACGTTCCTGCCGCCTCTGTGGAGGAAACGGCAGACACCGCCATGTGTCTCATTCTGAATCTGTACCGGCGCGTCACTTGGATGCATCAGGCCCTCCGTGAGGGCACCCGCGCCTCCAGTGTGGAGCAAATCAGAGAGGTGGCTGGGGGTGCTGCCCGTATTCGAGGAGAGACGCTGGGCATCATTGGGCTTG GACGTGTGGGCCAGGCCGTTGCTTTGAGGGCAAAAGCCTTCGGGTTTGGAGTGATTTTCTATGACCCGTACCTGCCGGATGGCGTGGAGCGGTCACTAGGGCTTCAGCGCATGGCAACACTACAGGACCTTCTCATCCACTCTGACTGTGTGTCGTTACACTGCAGTCTGAATGAACATAACCATCACCTCATCAATGACTTTACCATCAAACAG ATGCGTCAGGGGGCGTTCCTGGTGAACACTGCTCGTGGAGGACTGGTGGATGAGAAAGCTCTCGCCCAGGCTCTGAAAGAAGGAAGAATACGGGGAGCGGCCCTGGACGTCCATGAGACAGAGCCCTTTAG TTTTTCTCAGGGCCCGCTGAAGGATGCCCCAAATCTTATTTGTACCCCACACACATCCTGGTACAGTGAGCAGGCCTCTATTGAGGCCAGAGAGGAGGCAGCGAGGGAGGTGCGCAGAGCCATTACAG GTCGTATCCCTGACAGTCTGAAGAATTGTGTGAATAAGGAGTATCTGATGGCAGCATCCCAGTGGCCGTCTATGGAAGCTGCCACTGTGCACCCTGAGCTGAACGGAGCAGCCTATAG GTTTCCTGCAGGGCTGATTGGTGTAGCGACAGGAGGCCTGCCTGGAGCCGGGGCAGGAGTGGAGGGCATCGTGGCTGGATCTCTGCCTCTGGCCCACGCCATCGCCCCTGTCTCGCACCCACCTCATACCCCATCGCCTGGGCAACCCTCCAAGGCAGAGGCTGACAGAGACATCCCTTCTGACCAATAG
- the ctbp1l gene encoding C-terminal-binding protein 1 isoform X1 — translation MALMDKHKVKRQRLDRICEGIRPPILNGPMHPRPLVALLDGRDCTVEMPILKDVATVAFCDAQSTQEIHEKVLNEAVGALLYHTITLSRDDLDKFKGLRVIVRIGSGFDNVDVKAAAELGIAVCNVPAASVEETADTAMCLILNLYRRVTWMHQALREGTRASSVEQIREVAGGAARIRGETLGIIGLGRVGQAVALRAKAFGFGVIFYDPYLPDGVERSLGLQRMATLQDLLIHSDCVSLHCSLNEHNHHLINDFTIKQMRQGAFLVNTARGGLVDEKALAQALKEGRIRGAALDVHETEPFSFSQGPLKDAPNLICTPHTSWYSEQASIEAREEAAREVRRAITGRIPDSLKNCVNKEYLMAASQWPSMEAATVHPELNGAAYRFPAGLIGVATGGLPGAGAGVEGIVAGSLPLAHAIAPVSHPPHTPSPGQPSKAEADRDIPSDQ, via the exons ATGGCTCTAATGGACAAACACAAAGTCAAGCGGCAGAGACTCGACCGCATTTGTGAAG GCATTCGACCACCCATCCTCAATGGGCCCATGCACCCTCGTCCTCTTGTGGCACTGCTGGATGGACGGGACTGCACTGTGGAGATGCCCATCCTGAAGGACGTGGCCACCGTAGCCTTCTGTGACGCTCAGTCCACCCAAGAGATTCACGAAAAG GTTCTAAATGAGGCTGTTGGTGCTTTACTATACCACACCATTACACTCTCACGAGACGACCTGGACAAATTCAAAGGCCTTCGGGTCATCGTGAGGATCGGCAGCGGGTTCGACAATGTTGACGTTAAAGCTGCGGCAGAGCTGG GTATTGCTGTGTGTAACGTTCCTGCCGCCTCTGTGGAGGAAACGGCAGACACCGCCATGTGTCTCATTCTGAATCTGTACCGGCGCGTCACTTGGATGCATCAGGCCCTCCGTGAGGGCACCCGCGCCTCCAGTGTGGAGCAAATCAGAGAGGTGGCTGGGGGTGCTGCCCGTATTCGAGGAGAGACGCTGGGCATCATTGGGCTTG GACGTGTGGGCCAGGCCGTTGCTTTGAGGGCAAAAGCCTTCGGGTTTGGAGTGATTTTCTATGACCCGTACCTGCCGGATGGCGTGGAGCGGTCACTAGGGCTTCAGCGCATGGCAACACTACAGGACCTTCTCATCCACTCTGACTGTGTGTCGTTACACTGCAGTCTGAATGAACATAACCATCACCTCATCAATGACTTTACCATCAAACAG ATGCGTCAGGGGGCGTTCCTGGTGAACACTGCTCGTGGAGGACTGGTGGATGAGAAAGCTCTCGCCCAGGCTCTGAAAGAAGGAAGAATACGGGGAGCGGCCCTGGACGTCCATGAGACAGAGCCCTTTAG TTTTTCTCAGGGCCCGCTGAAGGATGCCCCAAATCTTATTTGTACCCCACACACATCCTGGTACAGTGAGCAGGCCTCTATTGAGGCCAGAGAGGAGGCAGCGAGGGAGGTGCGCAGAGCCATTACAG GTCGTATCCCTGACAGTCTGAAGAATTGTGTGAATAAGGAGTATCTGATGGCAGCATCCCAGTGGCCGTCTATGGAAGCTGCCACTGTGCACCCTGAGCTGAACGGAGCAGCCTATAG GTTTCCTGCAGGGCTGATTGGTGTAGCGACAGGAGGCCTGCCTGGAGCCGGGGCAGGAGTGGAGGGCATCGTGGCTGGATCTCTGCCTCTGGCCCACGCCATCGCCCCTGTCTCGCACCCACCTCATACCCCATCGCCTGGGCAACCCTCCAAGGCAGAGGCTGACAGAGACATCCCTTCTGACCAATAG